One part of the Gemmatimonadales bacterium genome encodes these proteins:
- a CDS encoding PadR family transcriptional regulator, translated as MANDSIDLLQGSLDLLVLKTLSWGPMHGFGIARWLRQLTDDALQVEEGSLYPALYRMENKGWIASEWRVTENNRRAKYYRLTPAGRRHLTAQSNQWLRFAGLMIEVLGMREQPAPQ; from the coding sequence GTGGCCAATGATTCCATCGACCTCCTGCAGGGGTCACTCGACCTCCTGGTCCTCAAGACCCTCTCGTGGGGCCCGATGCACGGGTTCGGCATCGCGCGCTGGCTGCGGCAGCTGACCGACGACGCGCTGCAGGTGGAAGAGGGATCGCTCTATCCGGCGCTCTACCGGATGGAGAACAAGGGGTGGATCGCTTCGGAATGGCGCGTCACCGAAAACAATCGGCGCGCCAAGTACTACCGGCTTACTCCTGCCGGCCGGCGCCACCTCACCGCCCAATCGAACCAGTGGCTCCGCTTTGCCGGGTTGATGATCGAAGTCCTCGGCATGCGCGAGCAACCTGCACCGCAATGA